In Thalassotalea fonticola, a single genomic region encodes these proteins:
- a CDS encoding Lrp/AsnC family transcriptional regulator, which yields MMKKLDDVDLQILTLLFKDADITNKDLAAAIGIAPSTCLERVKRLKTAGVIKGSFIDVNYNTIGGNIQAMAAIQLQPYSEQIVNSLRDELLPLPEIVSMFHMGGAFDFYIHMSVKDTEHLRRFVFEAITSRDEVTNVETALVFEHSRSAAIPNFS from the coding sequence ATGATGAAGAAGCTTGATGATGTCGACTTGCAAATATTAACCTTGTTATTCAAAGATGCGGACATCACCAACAAAGATCTGGCTGCAGCAATTGGCATAGCCCCGTCAACCTGTTTAGAGCGAGTTAAGCGATTAAAAACAGCGGGAGTGATCAAGGGCTCATTTATCGACGTAAATTACAATACCATAGGTGGTAATATCCAGGCGATGGCAGCGATTCAATTACAACCCTACTCAGAGCAAATTGTAAATTCATTGCGCGATGAGCTTTTACCTTTACCTGAAATTGTCAGTATGTTTCATATGGGCGGAGCATTTGATTTTTACATCCATATGTCGGTTAAAGATACTGAACATTTACGACGTTTTGTGTTTGAAGCGATAACCTCGCGTGATGAGGTTACTAATGTGGAAACAGCACTCGTTTTTGAGCATAGTAGAAGCGCGGCAATACCTAATTTCAGTTAA
- a CDS encoding elongation factor P hydroxylase: protein MTHNYQDLINIFATQFSLTENTCLVKGDDEPIYLPADERNNQHRVIFAHGFYASAFHEISHWCIAGKERRLLEDFGYWYAPDGRDAVQQKKFEQVEIKPQALEWAFCIACGFKFNVSADNLSGIEVDRYGFQCKVFAQVLHYLEHGFPKRAGLFIAALIDFYQPGLILSEEMFEFNHPIEPTCINTALTMEGVI, encoded by the coding sequence ATGACGCACAATTATCAAGACTTAATCAACATCTTTGCAACACAATTCTCCCTCACAGAGAATACTTGCTTAGTAAAAGGTGATGATGAACCTATCTATCTACCGGCAGATGAACGCAATAACCAGCACAGGGTTATATTTGCTCATGGGTTTTATGCGAGTGCATTTCATGAAATATCACATTGGTGTATTGCTGGTAAAGAGCGACGCTTACTAGAAGATTTTGGTTACTGGTATGCGCCTGATGGCCGTGATGCAGTACAACAAAAGAAATTTGAACAAGTTGAAATTAAACCACAAGCGTTAGAATGGGCTTTTTGTATTGCCTGTGGCTTTAAATTTAATGTATCTGCTGATAATTTATCTGGTATAGAAGTCGATAGATATGGTTTTCAATGTAAAGTGTTTGCGCAAGTACTGCATTACCTGGAGCATGGTTTTCCCAAAAGAGCCGGTTTATTCATTGCAGCGCTTATTGATTTTTATCAACCTGGTTTGATTTTAAGCGAAGAAATGTTTGAGTTTAATCACCCTATAGAGCCTACATGTATAAACACAGCCTTAACTATGGAAGGTGTAATTTAG
- a CDS encoding ATP-NAD kinase family protein yields MTQFKLGFLVNPIAGIGGSVALKGSDGKDTTQIALGLGAQPKANLRAKLALEILLPYKDKITIYTANDEMGETTAKELGFNVELIYHYSGQQSSPDDTENLVKALQQQGVDLLLFAGGDGTARNVCHQVDGYFPVLGIPAGCKIHSGVYALTPTAAGRVVEQMVNNELVSFTDADVMDIDENAFRRGIVKARRYGEMQIPSELQYIQAVKSGGKETDEMVLMDIAAHVIELMDEELFVIGSGSTVAAIMEELAIDNTLLGVDLLQEQELLRSDIIENELFEFIVDSKLQTKLVVTVIGGQGHIFGRGNQQLSPRVIRAIGTENIIVVATKSKLQALNHRPLIVDTGDQQLDKELTGFIPVVTGFHDQVLYPVASPGL; encoded by the coding sequence ATGACACAATTTAAGTTGGGTTTTTTAGTCAACCCTATAGCAGGTATTGGTGGAAGTGTTGCGTTAAAGGGCAGTGATGGTAAAGACACTACACAAATTGCACTAGGCTTGGGGGCTCAGCCTAAAGCTAACTTACGAGCTAAATTGGCTTTAGAAATACTGCTTCCATATAAAGATAAAATTACTATTTATACTGCCAATGATGAGATGGGTGAAACTACAGCTAAAGAATTGGGCTTTAATGTTGAGCTGATTTATCACTACAGTGGTCAACAATCCAGCCCGGACGACACCGAGAACTTGGTTAAAGCACTGCAACAGCAAGGTGTCGATTTGTTATTATTTGCCGGAGGTGATGGTACTGCTCGCAATGTTTGCCACCAAGTTGATGGTTATTTTCCTGTGCTAGGAATTCCGGCAGGTTGTAAGATTCATTCTGGCGTATATGCATTAACACCAACGGCAGCTGGTAGAGTAGTAGAGCAAATGGTAAATAATGAACTGGTGTCATTTACCGATGCCGATGTAATGGATATTGACGAAAATGCATTTCGACGCGGTATTGTAAAAGCTCGGCGTTATGGTGAAATGCAAATCCCTAGTGAGTTACAATATATACAAGCGGTAAAGTCGGGAGGTAAAGAAACCGATGAAATGGTGCTAATGGATATTGCGGCGCATGTTATTGAGCTTATGGATGAAGAGCTGTTTGTGATCGGTTCTGGTTCAACAGTTGCAGCTATTATGGAAGAACTTGCTATCGATAATACGCTATTAGGTGTAGACCTACTGCAAGAGCAAGAATTATTACGTAGTGATATTATTGAAAATGAATTATTTGAATTTATAGTTGATTCAAAATTGCAGACCAAGTTGGTCGTTACAGTTATTGGTGGTCAAGGTCATATATTTGGTCGAGGTAATCAACAACTAAGTCCTCGTGTTATACGCGCTATTGGCACTGAAAATATTATTGTTGTCGCCACCAAAAGCAAACTACAAGCGCTTAATCATCGACCGTTAATTGTTGATACCGGAGATCAACAGCTAGATAAAGAACTAACCGGTTTTATTCCCGTAGTCACCGGTTTTCATGACCAAGTATTATACCCAGTCGCCAGTCCCGGCTTATAA
- a CDS encoding YfcL family protein, with the protein MLTLMQNIENLEQLFSYFDGLIELDCDDQLFASSYLRGFLEVAAVEFGTLQQPLSVALYNKVDGQLTASQAELSEQDKIFVSNFWQALKPYFYSYEQ; encoded by the coding sequence ATGTTAACACTGATGCAAAATATAGAAAATCTTGAGCAATTATTTAGCTATTTTGATGGCCTAATTGAATTAGATTGTGATGATCAACTATTTGCAAGTAGCTACTTGCGAGGATTTTTAGAGGTCGCGGCTGTTGAATTTGGCACACTTCAACAGCCACTATCCGTTGCTTTATATAATAAAGTTGATGGGCAATTGACCGCTTCGCAAGCTGAGCTTTCAGAGCAAGATAAAATTTTTGTAAGCAACTTTTGGCAAGCACTAAAGCCTTATTTTTATTCATATGAACAGTAA
- the mnmC gene encoding bifunctional tRNA (5-methylaminomethyl-2-thiouridine)(34)-methyltransferase MnmD/FAD-dependent 5-carboxymethylaminomethyl-2-thiouridine(34) oxidoreductase MnmC: protein MVQIKTANVIFTEDGAPFSQEFDDIYFDSNQGCSQSVQVFIEANNIPQVWHTYGEETFVIAETGFGTGLNFFLTLERFINFKQQTGSPLKLHFISTEKYPLSKSDLASALALWPEHAKYSNELLSQYNLNEQLQTFSFTNIEVELTVIFSDSAKAFASLEVEHKGLVDCFYLDGFSPVKNPDMWNKGLFLQLARIAKKRATLATFTVAGVVRRGLEEVGFKVRKIEHEEASQASSEKRAEKSQSLTATFIGLRKGKPLTGFKVRGKVESSKHATIIGGGLASACTALALAKKGIQVTLLCKDEQLAQGASSNAIGAVYPLLHQNKDPLSDFYQQGFERSMILYQELLTQGYQFSHGFNGLIEVSYKNALVKRQTLFCQKEAWPVDLIHGITAQQVNEISGIEVNHPGLYMPRAGWVCPPELVNAIVQAAVDTGKVKVKTNRKFVAVEALDNDRWLLTTQKGKKQEQKQVQNLILCSGADSLAIDALNDMPLSIVRGQVSQMKTNEKINNLKTVLCHKGYLTPVNDNVHCIGATFDKDDSDLSSRTIDDTYNIEMLERCLGDIGQWTSEDVQASKARLRCCTPDHLPLVGRLPDVELHKQYYAHLRKDKNWHYTQAAPLKNGLYVLTGLGARGLCSAPLLADILAAEICNLDYPVNEEMLFNLSPNRFVIRDLIKSKN from the coding sequence GTGGTACAAATAAAAACAGCAAATGTAATTTTTACTGAAGATGGTGCACCATTTTCTCAAGAATTTGATGATATTTACTTTGATAGTAACCAAGGCTGCTCACAAAGTGTACAAGTGTTCATCGAAGCAAATAATATTCCACAAGTTTGGCACACTTATGGTGAGGAAACATTTGTTATCGCTGAAACCGGTTTTGGCACAGGCTTAAACTTTTTCCTTACATTAGAGCGCTTCATAAATTTCAAGCAACAAACTGGCTCACCCTTAAAGCTTCACTTTATCAGCACGGAAAAATATCCATTAAGTAAGAGTGACCTTGCTAGTGCTCTAGCATTATGGCCGGAGCACGCCAAGTATAGTAATGAATTACTCTCACAATACAATTTGAATGAGCAACTGCAAACGTTTTCATTTACAAATATAGAGGTGGAGTTAACAGTTATATTTTCTGACTCCGCAAAAGCATTTGCCAGTTTAGAGGTAGAGCACAAAGGTTTGGTTGATTGTTTTTACCTTGACGGTTTTTCTCCGGTTAAAAACCCTGACATGTGGAATAAAGGCTTATTTTTACAACTTGCCAGGATTGCAAAAAAAAGAGCCACTTTAGCTACGTTTACAGTCGCAGGAGTAGTCAGAAGAGGCCTTGAAGAGGTTGGGTTTAAAGTAAGGAAAATTGAGCATGAGGAAGCTTCGCAGGCAAGCAGTGAAAAACGAGCTGAAAAATCACAATCTTTAACCGCTACCTTTATTGGCTTACGTAAGGGCAAGCCATTAACAGGCTTTAAAGTGCGGGGCAAAGTTGAAAGCTCTAAACACGCGACGATTATTGGTGGAGGCTTAGCCAGTGCTTGTACGGCTCTTGCTCTGGCAAAGAAGGGCATTCAAGTCACATTATTATGTAAAGATGAACAGCTCGCGCAAGGAGCATCGAGTAATGCCATTGGCGCTGTTTATCCACTGCTGCACCAAAATAAAGACCCGTTAAGCGACTTTTATCAACAGGGCTTTGAACGTTCAATGATTTTATATCAAGAGCTATTAACGCAAGGATATCAGTTTAGCCATGGATTTAACGGTCTTATTGAGGTGTCATATAAAAATGCATTAGTAAAAAGGCAAACCCTGTTTTGCCAAAAAGAGGCCTGGCCGGTAGATTTAATTCACGGCATAACTGCTCAACAAGTTAATGAAATTAGTGGTATTGAAGTGAATCACCCAGGCTTGTATATGCCAAGAGCGGGTTGGGTTTGTCCACCCGAGTTAGTTAATGCAATTGTGCAAGCAGCTGTAGATACCGGCAAGGTTAAAGTAAAAACCAACAGGAAATTTGTAGCTGTAGAAGCTCTAGATAACGATCGGTGGCTGTTAACAACTCAAAAAGGGAAAAAGCAAGAACAAAAACAAGTGCAAAATTTAATTCTCTGCTCTGGCGCAGACAGCTTAGCAATTGATGCCTTAAATGACATGCCACTATCCATTGTACGAGGTCAGGTTAGTCAAATGAAAACCAATGAGAAGATTAATAATTTAAAAACAGTGCTTTGTCACAAAGGTTATTTAACACCAGTAAATGACAATGTACATTGTATAGGTGCAACATTTGATAAAGACGATAGCGATTTATCGTCACGTACTATCGATGATACCTACAATATTGAGATGCTGGAGCGTTGTTTAGGTGATATTGGTCAATGGACCAGTGAGGACGTACAAGCGAGTAAAGCAAGGTTACGCTGCTGTACTCCCGATCATTTACCCCTTGTTGGCCGTTTGCCTGATGTTGAATTACACAAACAATACTATGCTCATTTACGTAAAGATAAGAACTGGCATTACACCCAAGCTGCACCATTAAAAAATGGTCTTTATGTATTAACCGGACTAGGAGCCAGAGGGCTTTGTTCAGCACCATTACTTGCCGATATTCTTGCCGCCGAAATTTGTAACCTTGATTATCCGGTAAATGAAGAAATGCTATTTAATTTATCACCAAACCGTTTTGTTATTCGCGATTTGATCAAATCAAAAAATTAA
- the fabB gene encoding beta-ketoacyl-ACP synthase I has protein sequence MKRVVITGLGIVSSIGNNANEVLDSLQNGRSGISRAESFDENGLKSQVWGQPNITPSEHIDRKVMRFMGDAAGYAYIAMQEAIDDAKLTDEQVSNVRTGLVAGSGGASSMNVISSSDTLRAKGIRRVGPYAVPKTMSSTCSACLATPYKILGVNYSISSACATSAHCIGHAAELIQLGKQDVVFAGGGEEVDYSLAMMFDGMGALSTKYNDTPELASRTYDANRDGFVISGGGGMVVVEELEHALARGAHIYAEIVGYGATSDGYDMVAPSGEGAVRCMQQAMHGVEGKVDYLNTHGTSTPVGDVKELGAIQEVFGHDSPMISATKAMTGHALGAAGVHEAIYTMLMMENNFVAPSINVDQLDEKAEGLNIITEKLDAEINLAMSNSFGFGGTNATLVMQKYK, from the coding sequence ATGAAACGTGTAGTTATTACAGGTCTTGGTATTGTGTCTAGTATAGGTAACAATGCAAACGAAGTACTAGATTCTTTACAAAATGGCCGTTCAGGCATCAGCCGAGCTGAAAGTTTTGATGAAAATGGTTTAAAAAGCCAAGTTTGGGGACAACCTAACATTACGCCAAGTGAACACATAGATCGTAAAGTTATGCGCTTTATGGGTGATGCTGCAGGTTATGCTTATATCGCCATGCAAGAAGCAATTGATGATGCAAAATTAACCGATGAGCAAGTTTCTAATGTTCGTACAGGTTTAGTTGCTGGTTCTGGTGGTGCATCTTCAATGAACGTAATTAGTTCATCAGATACGCTTCGTGCAAAGGGAATTCGTCGTGTTGGTCCTTATGCAGTACCTAAAACTATGTCGAGTACGTGTTCTGCCTGTTTAGCGACACCATATAAAATTTTAGGTGTGAACTACTCAATCAGCTCAGCATGTGCAACATCAGCTCACTGTATTGGTCATGCTGCAGAACTAATTCAATTAGGCAAACAAGATGTTGTTTTTGCTGGCGGTGGTGAAGAAGTAGATTATTCACTAGCTATGATGTTTGATGGTATGGGCGCGTTATCTACTAAGTATAATGATACGCCTGAACTTGCTTCACGTACTTATGATGCTAACCGCGACGGTTTTGTTATCTCTGGTGGTGGCGGAATGGTTGTTGTTGAAGAACTAGAGCATGCTCTTGCTCGTGGCGCACACATTTATGCTGAAATTGTAGGTTACGGCGCAACTTCTGATGGTTACGATATGGTAGCTCCAAGTGGTGAAGGCGCAGTACGTTGTATGCAACAAGCAATGCACGGCGTAGAGGGCAAAGTAGATTACTTGAACACGCATGGTACATCAACGCCAGTAGGTGACGTGAAAGAGTTAGGTGCAATTCAAGAAGTATTTGGTCATGATTCGCCAATGATCTCTGCAACTAAAGCAATGACAGGCCATGCACTAGGTGCTGCCGGTGTTCATGAAGCTATTTACACTATGTTAATGATGGAGAACAACTTCGTCGCTCCTTCAATTAACGTTGATCAGTTAGATGAAAAAGCTGAAGGCTTAAATATCATCACTGAAAAACTTGATGCTGAAATCAACCTAGCGATGTCAAACAGCTTCGGTTTTGGTGGTACTAACGCTACGTTAGTAATGCAAAAATATAAATAA
- a CDS encoding 4-phosphoerythronate dehydrogenase, translating into MKIFYDENIPYAKEFFSDFGELVPFAGRELTAEQVKEADVLLVRSITQVNEQLLHLNTTLKFVGTATIGFDHIDQAYLQQRGIVFTNAPGCNAISVAEYVLSALMVLVERLNVNLITKTVGIVGAGNTGTRLSEKLEALGINYLLCDPILKKAGDSRKFCSLDEIRKCDIISLHVPITKNNKHSTFHMFDQLVLAELSNKQILINACRGEVIDNQALLQLKKNNKGPHLVLDVWENEPNILTELIPYCQLTTAHIAGYSLEGKSRGTEMLYQALSKLLNKPVEMQLGKILPKAEITCKNQLSDNILDIVKQRIFDVYDVRRDDEIFREQLNIKSFDYLRKNYPVRREFSALELSAQQCWSETLKNLGFNVKS; encoded by the coding sequence TTGAAAATTTTTTACGATGAAAACATTCCTTATGCCAAAGAGTTTTTCAGTGACTTTGGTGAGCTTGTGCCGTTTGCTGGTAGAGAGTTAACTGCCGAGCAGGTTAAAGAAGCCGATGTTTTACTTGTACGTTCAATTACCCAAGTAAATGAACAATTGTTGCATTTAAACACTACGCTGAAGTTTGTTGGTACCGCAACAATCGGTTTTGATCATATCGACCAAGCATATTTACAGCAAAGAGGTATTGTTTTTACCAATGCGCCTGGCTGTAATGCCATATCGGTTGCCGAATATGTCCTTAGTGCCCTAATGGTATTGGTTGAACGTTTAAACGTTAACTTAATAACTAAAACGGTTGGCATTGTTGGCGCGGGTAATACCGGAACGCGGTTATCTGAAAAGTTAGAAGCATTAGGCATTAACTATTTATTATGTGATCCGATCCTCAAAAAAGCTGGCGATAGTCGAAAATTTTGCTCATTAGATGAAATTAGAAAATGCGACATCATCTCTTTACACGTGCCAATAACAAAAAATAATAAACACAGCACTTTTCATATGTTTGATCAGTTGGTGCTAGCAGAGTTATCTAATAAACAAATATTGATAAATGCTTGTCGTGGTGAAGTAATCGACAATCAAGCGTTGTTGCAATTGAAAAAAAATAATAAAGGTCCTCATTTGGTTTTGGATGTTTGGGAAAATGAGCCCAATATATTAACTGAGTTAATACCATATTGTCAGTTAACTACCGCACACATTGCTGGTTATAGCTTAGAAGGAAAATCTCGTGGAACAGAGATGCTTTATCAGGCATTATCTAAACTACTGAATAAACCTGTAGAAATGCAGCTTGGGAAAATTTTACCTAAAGCTGAAATTACATGTAAAAATCAACTTTCTGACAACATATTAGACATTGTAAAACAAAGAATTTTTGACGTTTATGATGTGAGGCGAGATGACGAAATCTTCCGAGAACAGTTGAATATTAAATCTTTTGACTATTTACGTAAAAATTACCCTGTTAGAAGAGAGTTTAGTGCGCTAGAATTATCTGCCCAGCAATGCTGGTCAGAGACATTAAAAAACCTTGGCTTTAACGTAAAAAGTTAA
- a CDS encoding aspartate-semialdehyde dehydrogenase: MAQKFDVVVLGATGLVGKHMMEILEERKFPVNTLYPLASSRSAGEFIEFNGQSVEVLDADTFDFTQAQIGFFSAGGATSAKFAPIAADAGCIVIDNTSEYRYDPEIPLVVPEVNPQALADYRNRNIIANPNCSTIQMMVALKPIYDAVGIDRINVSTYQSVSGAGKEAIEELAKQCADLLSGKPVKVEAFSRQIAFNSIPQIDSFEDNGYTREEMKMVWETKKILGDESILVNPTAVRVPSFYGHGEALHIETTQQTSAEEVKELLAQAPGIVLAAKDEDFPTQVSDASGKDEVFIGRVREDISHPNGINMWIVADNVRKGAATNSVQIAELLIKDYL, translated from the coding sequence ATGGCACAAAAATTTGATGTAGTTGTATTAGGTGCAACGGGTCTAGTTGGTAAACATATGATGGAAATTCTTGAAGAGAGAAAGTTTCCGGTAAATACCCTTTATCCATTAGCAAGTAGCCGCAGCGCCGGTGAGTTCATTGAATTTAATGGCCAAAGTGTTGAAGTACTCGATGCTGACACATTTGATTTCACTCAAGCTCAAATTGGCTTCTTCTCAGCGGGTGGCGCAACATCAGCTAAATTTGCCCCTATTGCTGCCGATGCAGGTTGTATTGTTATTGATAATACTTCTGAGTATCGTTATGACCCAGAAATTCCATTAGTGGTTCCAGAAGTTAACCCGCAAGCGTTAGCCGATTATCGTAACCGTAACATCATTGCTAACCCGAATTGTTCAACAATTCAAATGATGGTCGCGCTTAAGCCTATTTATGATGCTGTAGGCATAGACCGTATCAATGTAAGTACTTACCAATCTGTATCAGGTGCCGGTAAAGAAGCTATTGAAGAGTTAGCAAAACAATGTGCAGATTTATTATCAGGCAAGCCAGTTAAAGTCGAAGCATTTTCTCGTCAAATTGCGTTTAACTCAATTCCACAAATTGATTCATTTGAAGATAACGGTTACACCCGTGAAGAAATGAAGATGGTTTGGGAAACTAAAAAAATACTTGGCGACGAAAGCATTCTTGTAAACCCTACTGCGGTTCGAGTACCTTCGTTTTATGGCCATGGTGAAGCGTTACATATTGAAACAACACAACAAACATCTGCAGAAGAAGTTAAAGAATTACTTGCGCAAGCGCCAGGTATTGTTTTGGCTGCTAAAGATGAAGATTTCCCGACACAAGTTAGTGATGCTAGTGGTAAAGACGAGGTGTTTATTGGCCGCGTACGTGAAGATATTTCACACCCAAATGGTATCAATATGTGGATTGTTGCAGATAATGTTCGTAAAGGCGCAGCAACTAACAGTGTTCAAATTGCTGAACTGTTAATTAAAGATTATTTATAA
- a CDS encoding FimV/HubP family polar landmark protein, which produces MADNNNKSLFTTIIHSICVLLILTAPIHATAQDENSELSATNQTTDTSSPNFDEDNKASYGPILKSDTLWKIAVANRPNSTVSNYQVMMALFNTNPNAFLRNDINTLVEGQFLRIPTLEEIRQVAPYPYGNTKTVTTEMETTDLTEKVEIVTVASIEDTSAVELTVKEEVEVNTSNEETTETVDVESSTPNTIAHVFNVEQEADLGTVETLKAENSELKESLSSVDDQLSYLQYEVAKATEMQAQMDDKLAQQNALLKEVKTREQKLLAQQRKLSEHQQGLFNNPITYWSINGLLAILVVILFVLVSRRKKIEQTVNNVNATDNVSVKTEQLEKSELTIKESVKEAIDENAEVTTVAIEKYEQIDVVEQSAEINTIEPIPTPSENEHVVTAFTAMELTPEKPDAEILDDEDLLAKLVPGGVQDNRNEDNVTIQATEDDLDIEQIIDDMLDEESKPAKLRSAREPLEELVTPDETNEQVSKESSSEVHEINDYDDVEFDKLLAEISAESEHIKPPNNVTQLRRTTEVKEHAIQDVVEQIKPNQEEKEFIAVEALLEESALAEELDESVFDHHKIDVGLDEFPEFTSQVNHVNVDDDKHGVNAKLDLAQVYIEIGDLDNAAVILKSVMKLGNSGQQQQAQDLLYSIK; this is translated from the coding sequence ATGGCTGACAATAACAATAAATCGTTATTTACAACGATAATACATTCAATTTGTGTTTTGCTCATATTGACTGCCCCTATACATGCGACAGCTCAAGATGAAAACTCTGAACTGAGTGCAACCAATCAAACAACTGATACTTCTAGCCCAAACTTTGATGAAGATAATAAAGCCTCATATGGGCCAATTCTTAAATCGGATACGTTGTGGAAAATAGCCGTTGCCAATCGTCCAAATAGTACCGTATCTAATTACCAAGTTATGATGGCGTTGTTTAATACCAATCCTAATGCATTTTTACGAAACGATATAAATACATTAGTTGAGGGACAGTTCCTCCGTATCCCTACACTTGAAGAAATACGCCAAGTTGCCCCATACCCATATGGCAATACAAAAACAGTAACGACGGAGATGGAAACAACAGATTTAACTGAGAAAGTAGAGATAGTGACAGTTGCCTCTATTGAAGATACTTCTGCTGTAGAACTCACTGTAAAAGAAGAAGTAGAAGTAAATACTTCTAATGAAGAGACCACAGAAACTGTTGATGTCGAATCATCTACTCCTAACACCATTGCACATGTTTTTAACGTTGAACAGGAAGCTGACCTTGGCACTGTAGAAACTTTAAAAGCTGAAAATAGTGAACTTAAAGAAAGCTTAAGTTCGGTTGATGACCAATTGTCTTACTTGCAATACGAAGTTGCAAAAGCAACTGAAATGCAAGCACAAATGGACGATAAGTTAGCGCAACAAAATGCACTGCTTAAAGAAGTAAAAACGCGAGAGCAAAAGTTATTGGCACAACAACGTAAACTTTCTGAGCATCAGCAAGGTTTATTTAATAACCCAATAACGTATTGGTCTATTAACGGCTTATTAGCGATATTAGTCGTTATTTTATTTGTGCTGGTGTCTCGTCGTAAAAAAATAGAACAAACTGTAAATAATGTAAATGCTACAGATAACGTTTCTGTTAAAACAGAGCAACTAGAAAAATCAGAGCTGACGATAAAAGAAAGTGTAAAAGAGGCAATTGATGAAAATGCTGAAGTTACCACTGTTGCTATCGAAAAGTATGAGCAAATTGATGTTGTAGAACAAAGTGCTGAAATTAATACCATTGAACCAATACCAACACCTTCTGAAAATGAGCATGTAGTAACTGCTTTTACAGCGATGGAGTTAACTCCTGAGAAACCTGATGCTGAAATATTAGATGACGAAGATTTATTGGCTAAATTAGTACCTGGAGGCGTGCAAGATAATCGCAATGAAGATAATGTAACAATTCAAGCAACTGAAGACGATTTAGATATTGAGCAAATCATCGACGATATGCTTGATGAAGAATCGAAACCAGCTAAGCTACGCTCAGCCAGAGAGCCATTAGAAGAATTAGTTACTCCGGATGAGACTAATGAACAGGTTTCAAAAGAAAGCAGCTCTGAAGTACATGAAATTAATGATTATGATGATGTTGAGTTTGATAAATTATTAGCAGAGATATCAGCAGAATCAGAACACATTAAGCCACCGAACAATGTTACACAGCTACGAAGAACTACCGAAGTTAAAGAACATGCGATTCAAGATGTGGTTGAACAAATAAAACCGAACCAAGAAGAAAAAGAGTTTATTGCAGTTGAAGCGCTACTTGAAGAATCAGCCTTGGCTGAAGAGTTAGATGAAAGCGTTTTTGACCATCATAAAATTGATGTTGGTTTAGATGAATTTCCAGAGTTCACTTCACAAGTAAACCATGTTAACGTCGATGATGATAAGCATGGCGTTAATGCTAAATTAGATTTAGCACAGGTTTATATAGAAATAGGTGATCTAGATAACGCTGCAGTTATTCTAAAAAGTGTGATGAAGCTAGGCAATTCTGGACAACAACAGCAAGCTCAGGACTTATTGTATTCAATTAAATAG
- the truA gene encoding tRNA pseudouridine(38-40) synthase TruA, which produces MRIALGIEYDGSNYCGWQRQSHVASVQEKLEKAISVVVNQPTEIVCAGRTDTGVHGTGQVIHFDSPVDRGDRAWTLGVNTNLPKDISVKWSQPVTEDFHARFSATARRYKYIIYNGSKRPAIFYKGLSHCHDQLDATLMHEAAQHLVGKHDFTSYRTVHCQSHSPVRTIIHCNVFRQGEYVVIDIKANAFLHHMVRNIAGSLMRVGRKIETIQWIDEVLAHKNRCKAGMTAPSGGLYFIEVDYPEHFNIPQTENGPLFL; this is translated from the coding sequence ATGCGAATAGCATTAGGCATTGAATACGATGGCAGTAATTATTGTGGTTGGCAGCGTCAGAGCCATGTGGCTAGTGTTCAAGAGAAGTTAGAAAAAGCAATATCGGTTGTCGTAAATCAACCAACTGAAATTGTTTGCGCCGGTCGCACCGATACTGGCGTACATGGAACCGGGCAGGTGATACATTTTGATTCACCAGTCGATAGAGGCGACCGTGCTTGGACGTTAGGAGTAAATACTAATTTACCAAAAGATATATCGGTAAAATGGAGTCAACCGGTAACTGAAGACTTTCATGCCCGGTTTAGTGCTACAGCAAGACGTTATAAATACATTATTTATAATGGCAGCAAACGCCCGGCTATTTTTTATAAAGGTTTAAGCCATTGCCACGACCAATTGGATGCAACCTTAATGCATGAAGCTGCGCAGCATTTGGTTGGTAAGCATGATTTTACTTCTTACCGCACAGTCCATTGCCAATCCCACTCGCCAGTAAGAACCATTATTCATTGTAATGTTTTTCGCCAAGGCGAATATGTGGTTATAGATATAAAAGCTAATGCTTTTTTACATCATATGGTCAGAAATATTGCAGGTAGTTTAATGCGTGTTGGCAGAAAAATTGAAACTATACAATGGATTGATGAAGTACTTGCACATAAGAACAGGTGCAAGGCAGGGATGACAGCTCCATCAGGCGGCCTGTACTTTATCGAAGTTGATTATCCCGAGCACTTTAATATCCCACAGACCGAAAATGGCCCATTATTTTTATAA